From the genome of Candidatus Electrothrix communis, one region includes:
- a CDS encoding transglycosylase SLT domain-containing protein — MIKKIICLLLFFATVLLVDGQCEAGARFPIYKIIAPNVQFWEKIYGTYSSGQGVLHDKNDLSIIYAVIDFVPRNIPGAGTVNAQLEKMVRMRHENILKKFADGKKPSTREEKKVYAFFKGKQMPAVFREASENMRLQIGLKDTFRKGVIRSGAYMPLIKKIMRARNLPVELAYLPHVESSFNLNAHSKAAAVGLWQFVKHTGREYMAINELVDERFDVYLSSMAAARFLKENYRQLGSWPLALTAYNYGRAGMVRAQEKWGTYPRIIANHQTRIFKFASKNFYSEFIAAVRVARRLENDRSLVKDRPWINVTFRLPNYAPATELTDYFGISDEEFERLNPAIRGSVLEGRKYIPKDTLVRLPATKRIRKQIKNIPSRLLYAQQIRDKEYRIKKGDTALSIAKKYKVSLKELIQVNDLGKKAKIRLGQKLRIPSSTAVVKQKKRSSAMVTLQATPKERVQEEKVELSSQKEAHKRDGKEISLAVADSGNSILTLNELSKRTP, encoded by the coding sequence ATGATAAAAAAAATAATATGTCTCCTTCTGTTTTTTGCAACGGTTTTATTGGTCGATGGACAGTGTGAGGCTGGTGCCCGCTTTCCGATTTATAAGATTATCGCACCCAATGTGCAGTTCTGGGAAAAAATTTACGGAACATATAGTAGTGGTCAAGGTGTGTTACATGACAAGAACGACTTAAGTATTATTTATGCGGTTATAGATTTTGTTCCGAGGAATATACCGGGAGCTGGCACTGTTAATGCGCAGCTTGAAAAGATGGTCCGTATGCGCCATGAAAATATTCTTAAAAAATTTGCTGACGGGAAAAAGCCGAGTACAAGAGAAGAAAAAAAAGTTTATGCTTTTTTCAAAGGAAAGCAAATGCCTGCTGTCTTCCGCGAGGCCAGTGAAAATATGCGGTTACAGATAGGTTTGAAAGATACCTTTCGAAAAGGGGTTATCCGCTCTGGGGCATATATGCCGCTCATTAAGAAAATTATGCGGGCTCGCAACCTGCCGGTGGAGCTTGCTTATCTCCCGCATGTTGAATCCTCCTTTAATCTCAATGCCCATTCCAAGGCAGCAGCTGTTGGTCTTTGGCAGTTTGTCAAGCATACCGGGCGAGAATATATGGCAATTAATGAACTGGTTGATGAACGTTTTGACGTGTACCTCTCCAGTATGGCGGCAGCACGGTTTCTCAAAGAGAATTATCGCCAGCTCGGCTCTTGGCCCTTAGCACTGACCGCCTATAATTATGGAAGGGCTGGGATGGTTCGCGCTCAGGAAAAATGGGGAACCTATCCGAGGATTATAGCCAATCATCAAACCAGGATTTTCAAGTTCGCGTCAAAGAATTTTTATTCGGAGTTCATAGCAGCTGTTCGTGTGGCTAGGCGCTTGGAAAACGATCGCTCTCTGGTCAAGGACCGTCCTTGGATTAATGTCACCTTTCGTTTGCCTAATTATGCTCCTGCAACGGAATTGACTGACTACTTCGGGATAAGTGATGAAGAGTTTGAGCGGCTGAATCCGGCTATCCGAGGCTCGGTCCTTGAAGGGCGGAAATATATACCGAAAGATACTTTGGTTCGTCTGCCTGCGACAAAACGTATCCGAAAACAGATAAAGAATATTCCTTCCCGGCTGTTGTATGCTCAGCAGATTCGTGATAAAGAATACAGGATCAAGAAAGGGGATACTGCTCTTAGTATTGCAAAAAAATACAAGGTGTCTTTGAAGGAACTTATTCAGGTTAATGATCTGGGTAAGAAAGCAAAGATACGTCTGGGGCAGAAATTAAGAATTCCCTCTTCTACTGCCGTAGTAAAGCAGAAGAAACGCAGCAGTGCAATGGTTACATTGCAGGCCACACCGAAAGAAAGAGTGCAAGAGGAAAAGGTCGAACTGTCGAGCCAAAAGGAGGCCCACAAAAGAGATGGGAAGGAGATCTCTTTGGCCGTTGCTGACAGCGGTAACAGTATTCTTACCTTGAATGAGCTTTCTAAAAGAACCCCATAA
- a CDS encoding glycosyltransferase family 39 protein, whose protein sequence is MFFQSTKETRYIWLTWLVLSAGLAVRLLISGQFFLVPDEANYWQWSRYLALGYHDHPPMIAWGVWLATSLFGHTEFAVRLPTVLALAFSSVYLCLLAVRWFSWRTALQVALLTQGVLLMIGSALITTPDGMLLLCWAAACYHAARAVEEDTLSQWLLTGIWFGLGLLSKYTMLLFLPSLFFAMIFTGAYQKRLLSYRPWLGLVTGFLLFTPVILWNAQNNWVTFRHVLFQGGVDESTFLTLSYLPDFFGTQAALVSPLIFLFIIVGWVKGWSGNRIPRTRASFLVWMSLTTFLVFTLLALHVRIYGNWPAPAYLTAFVLIAALYSPGQAGGTEETASRYRLWRFGLGLAFLVSTLILAQLLYPILPIRVSLDRTARETKGWDALGEIVDKELQGMQRPEQTFVFGLRYQFASELAFYMEGQPRTVSINRWSRPNVYDFWFKDEMLLGQDAVGIFEHEPVITVLPEVFERVDPVVTVRLRRTGPWFGEETVHTLYMARCYGFKGGLAWVPKNSADVRAVQ, encoded by the coding sequence ATGTTTTTCCAATCCACAAAAGAAACACGTTATATCTGGTTGACTTGGCTGGTTCTCAGTGCAGGATTGGCTGTCCGGTTGCTTATCAGCGGGCAATTTTTTCTTGTTCCGGATGAGGCCAATTATTGGCAGTGGAGCCGTTACCTTGCTCTCGGTTATCATGACCATCCCCCCATGATTGCCTGGGGGGTTTGGTTGGCAACCAGTCTTTTCGGTCATACAGAATTCGCTGTCCGCCTGCCCACAGTCCTCGCCCTTGCATTTTCCTCGGTCTATCTCTGCCTGCTTGCAGTACGCTGGTTTTCCTGGAGAACAGCCTTGCAGGTCGCCCTGCTCACGCAGGGCGTTTTGCTGATGATTGGGTCCGCCCTGATCACCACCCCGGATGGCATGTTGCTCCTCTGCTGGGCTGCTGCCTGCTATCATGCGGCGCGGGCTGTTGAGGAGGATACCCTGTCGCAATGGCTGCTGACCGGTATCTGGTTCGGTCTAGGCCTGCTCTCCAAGTATACCATGCTGCTCTTTCTGCCTTCGCTTTTTTTTGCGATGATTTTCACCGGAGCGTATCAGAAACGGTTGCTCAGCTACAGACCTTGGCTGGGATTGGTAACAGGCTTCCTGCTCTTTACCCCGGTCATTCTCTGGAATGCACAAAATAACTGGGTCACCTTCCGCCATGTGCTTTTTCAAGGGGGGGTGGATGAATCAACTTTCCTGACCTTGTCCTACCTACCTGATTTTTTCGGCACTCAGGCGGCCTTGGTTTCTCCCCTGATTTTTTTATTCATTATCGTTGGTTGGGTTAAGGGGTGGTCCGGGAACCGGATTCCACGTACCCGGGCATCTTTCCTCGTTTGGATGTCTTTGACCACTTTTCTGGTTTTTACCCTGTTGGCCTTGCATGTCCGTATCTACGGAAATTGGCCCGCCCCTGCCTACCTGACAGCCTTTGTTTTGATCGCGGCTCTGTACAGTCCGGGACAGGCTGGGGGGACTGAGGAAACAGCTTCTCGCTACCGTTTATGGCGGTTTGGCCTCGGCTTGGCCTTTTTGGTTTCAACGCTTATTTTGGCCCAGCTTCTTTATCCGATTTTGCCGATCAGGGTTTCCTTGGATCGTACTGCCAGGGAAACCAAGGGCTGGGATGCTCTGGGAGAGATTGTTGATAAGGAGTTACAGGGCATGCAACGACCTGAGCAGACCTTTGTCTTCGGTCTTCGTTACCAGTTTGCCAGTGAACTGGCCTTTTATATGGAGGGGCAACCGCGCACAGTGTCCATTAATCGCTGGTCCAGGCCTAATGTGTATGATTTTTGGTTTAAGGACGAGATGTTGCTTGGTCAAGATGCTGTTGGTATTTTTGAGCATGAACCGGTTATCACGGTGTTGCCCGAGGTTTTTGAACGGGTGGACCCGGTCGTTACAGTGAGGCTCCGGCGCACCGGCCCCTGGTTTGGCGAGGAAACAGTTCATACCTTGTACATGGCCCGTTGCTACGGCTTTAAAGGCGGACTGGCCTGGGTACCAAAAAATTCTGCTGATGTTCGGGCGGTACAATAA
- a CDS encoding PilZ domain-containing protein has translation MIKNIEKRRQPRMQLNGYTADIASDGFVYSATVQDISLKGLQLQGLPARFTAVKGEQFRVVVSDFQDVMHYKLTVYSKWRGKNGRLVAVGFHIINAPVSWKQFVQQELPAREGESPEDDIWGQYVGARI, from the coding sequence ATGATTAAAAATATTGAAAAGCGCAGGCAGCCAAGAATGCAATTAAACGGCTATACTGCAGATATCGCCAGCGATGGTTTTGTATACTCAGCAACGGTTCAAGATATATCTCTTAAAGGCCTTCAATTGCAGGGGCTTCCAGCTAGGTTCACAGCGGTAAAAGGGGAGCAGTTTAGAGTCGTTGTTTCTGATTTTCAGGATGTAATGCACTATAAACTAACCGTGTATTCAAAATGGAGGGGTAAAAACGGTCGGTTAGTGGCTGTCGGGTTCCATATCATAAATGCCCCGGTCAGTTGGAAGCAGTTTGTCCAGCAAGAACTGCCTGCGCGAGAAGGAGAATCTCCTGAAGATGATATCTGGGGTCAATATGTTGGCGCTCGAATCTGA
- a CDS encoding extracellular solute-binding protein, translated as MCSKNFFLALVLCSVFLTHLSPNSVYAAHGVSLDGSLKYSAGFDHFDYVEPQANKGGLLTLHAIGSFDKMNPFTLKGTEAFGLFGIEQSLIFETLAVGSLDEPFAAYGLIAKDIELAADKKSVLFTLNEKARFSDGNPVTVEDVKFSLDTLKSDLAHPSYQIYYQDISGAEIEDKAQGKIRFLFSRPNRELHMIASQIPVLSKKFYTEHGFGAKGKGDPMLPPIGSGPYIVKEVNPGKSITYERNPDYWAADHPARKGMFNYKTIAVKYFKDQIVSLEAFKAGDFDFMWVNIAKQWQRDLDGRPFDQGKLVKKTFAHKNNAGMQGFVFNTRKELFENPQVRQALGLAFDFEWTNNALFFNQYTRSNSYFSNSDLAATGLPDETELKLLNPLNEKYPGVIQPEVFTRPITPPTTASPNSLRSNLRQAQKLLVEQGWKIKDGVLTSADGKQPFEFEILLVSPSFERVMAPYVKNLEKLGIKANYRTIDAALYSDRLKNFDFDMTVTVFGQSQSPGNEQRGNWSSAAASRNGSANLAGHSIAGGGQPS; from the coding sequence ATGTGCTCAAAAAACTTTTTTCTCGCCCTTGTCCTGTGTTCCGTCTTCCTGACTCACCTCTCTCCGAACAGCGTCTATGCGGCCCACGGAGTTTCTCTTGACGGCTCGTTGAAATACTCTGCGGGGTTTGACCATTTTGATTATGTTGAACCGCAAGCGAACAAAGGCGGACTGCTGACCTTACACGCCATAGGCAGCTTTGACAAGATGAATCCCTTTACCCTGAAGGGAACAGAGGCCTTTGGCCTGTTCGGCATTGAACAGAGCCTGATCTTTGAGACCTTGGCTGTAGGCAGCCTGGATGAGCCCTTTGCCGCCTATGGCCTGATTGCCAAGGATATTGAGCTGGCAGCGGATAAAAAATCTGTTCTCTTTACCCTGAATGAGAAGGCCCGTTTTTCCGACGGCAACCCGGTGACCGTAGAAGATGTCAAATTTTCCCTGGACACCCTGAAGTCTGATCTGGCCCATCCTTCCTATCAGATCTATTACCAGGATATCAGCGGGGCTGAAATAGAAGATAAGGCCCAGGGAAAAATTCGTTTCCTCTTTAGCCGTCCTAATAGAGAGCTTCATATGATTGCCTCGCAGATACCGGTGCTCAGTAAAAAATTCTATACAGAACACGGCTTCGGTGCCAAGGGTAAAGGCGACCCTATGTTGCCCCCCATCGGCAGCGGCCCCTATATTGTTAAAGAGGTCAATCCGGGGAAATCTATCACCTATGAACGAAATCCCGATTACTGGGCCGCAGATCATCCTGCCCGCAAGGGGATGTTCAATTACAAGACCATTGCAGTCAAATACTTCAAGGATCAGATTGTCAGTCTTGAGGCCTTTAAGGCCGGAGATTTTGATTTTATGTGGGTAAATATTGCCAAACAATGGCAACGTGATCTGGACGGTCGCCCGTTTGACCAGGGTAAACTGGTCAAGAAAACCTTTGCCCATAAAAATAACGCAGGTATGCAGGGCTTTGTTTTTAACACCAGAAAAGAGCTGTTTGAAAATCCCCAAGTACGCCAGGCCCTGGGACTGGCCTTTGACTTTGAATGGACCAATAACGCCCTCTTTTTTAATCAGTATACCCGATCAAATTCTTATTTCAGTAACTCCGATCTGGCAGCGACCGGGTTGCCCGATGAAACCGAGCTGAAGCTTCTCAATCCCCTCAACGAAAAATATCCGGGGGTTATCCAGCCTGAAGTCTTTACACGCCCGATCACTCCGCCGACAACTGCTTCCCCGAACAGTCTACGCAGCAACCTCCGTCAAGCCCAAAAACTCTTGGTCGAGCAGGGCTGGAAGATCAAAGACGGGGTTTTGACCTCAGCGGACGGTAAACAACCCTTTGAATTTGAGATTCTGCTCGTCAGCCCCTCGTTTGAACGGGTCATGGCTCCTTACGTAAAAAACCTTGAAAAACTGGGGATAAAGGCGAACTATCGGACCATTGATGCGGCCCTGTACTCGGATCGACTGAAGAATTTTGATTTTGACATGACGGTTACCGTATTCGGTCAATCGCAATCACCGGGGAACGAACAGCGGGGTAACTGGTCTTCTGCTGCGGCTTCCCGCAATGGCTCTGCAAATCTGGCAGGCCATTCAATCGCCGGTGGTGGACAGCCTAGTTGA
- the uppP gene encoding undecaprenyl-diphosphatase UppP, whose product MTFLQAIILGIVQGLTEFIPVSSSGHLVLVPHFLGWQFAKEQAFIFDVLVQWGTLFSVFIYFWKDLVAIAKAFLQGVIRREPFAEPDSRMGWYLIIATLPAVVFGLLGKDLIEHAFASAEMTGYFLFLTAILLVIAETVGQRNRRMEEITWLDSLLIGFSQVLALLPGVSRSGATIAGGMTRHLDRSAAARFSFLMSVPVMLGAGLLALKDLAELPGLNDFILPLLAGFLAALVSGYIAIRWLIAYLSKHSLYLFAVYCTVLGLIVILSV is encoded by the coding sequence ATGACTTTTTTGCAGGCAATTATTCTTGGTATTGTGCAGGGACTCACAGAGTTTATCCCGGTGTCCAGCTCCGGTCACCTGGTGCTGGTTCCTCATTTTCTGGGTTGGCAGTTTGCAAAGGAGCAGGCCTTTATCTTTGACGTGCTGGTGCAGTGGGGTACCCTGTTTTCCGTTTTTATTTATTTCTGGAAAGACCTGGTAGCGATTGCAAAGGCCTTCCTGCAGGGGGTTATTCGGCGAGAGCCCTTTGCTGAGCCGGATTCGCGGATGGGCTGGTATCTGATTATAGCGACTCTGCCTGCTGTTGTGTTTGGTTTGCTGGGTAAGGATTTGATTGAGCATGCCTTTGCCAGTGCCGAGATGACAGGGTATTTCCTTTTTTTAACGGCAATTCTGCTGGTCATTGCAGAGACAGTCGGTCAACGGAACCGTCGTATGGAGGAAATAACTTGGCTGGACAGCCTGCTGATCGGTTTTTCTCAGGTTCTTGCCCTGCTGCCTGGAGTCTCCCGTTCCGGTGCGACCATTGCCGGAGGGATGACCCGCCATCTGGATCGATCTGCGGCAGCTCGTTTTTCTTTTCTGATGTCTGTGCCGGTGATGTTGGGTGCAGGATTACTTGCTCTCAAGGATTTGGCAGAGCTTCCGGGCCTGAATGATTTTATCCTTCCCTTGCTGGCCGGGTTTCTGGCTGCTTTGGTATCCGGCTATATTGCGATCCGTTGGCTGATCGCCTATTTGAGCAAACATTCTCTTTATCTCTTTGCCGTGTACTGTACCGTGCTCGGTTTGATCGTTATTCTCTCAGTTTGA
- a CDS encoding YihY/virulence factor BrkB family protein: MITHSSTQAGATVNPAIKLGALKTGSRLSRWSFGYCPEEKKIIGRLRSLFRILLIMVHEFSNTHIALRASALTFSIILSMVPLLAMSTAILKGLGNGNQMRVAAYRFIDQLDPEAGQEEQSPPESSSQVNSEIAVSEGQPVEPAESADLAESIGPIEQIEPGPPPSLNRHLHQAIDTIFDYVDNTNFAALGAFGIAGLLIVVIMVLSSVEDAMNAIWHTRRGRSLFRKIMDYLALLVLLPISVNIALAGDAILESPKIMEYITTFIPSAWVVQMLLKLLPFIFITLSLMMMYLFFPNVKVKTSAAFCGALFGAVFWFIVQRAYVVLQIGVANYNAIYGSFATVPLFLVWIQLGWMFILLGAVLAYAIQHRNSYQLSGTESSARQDLQRTFDILIMVYNNFSLGRASLLDQLVKQCQVVNETDLARPLDLLIHGDLLHEIEQDGTAAFIPCRPLEQVDAARIIRLILGKDGEADSIGGELAGQVVRAAEEVFPAEDFLDNYLTKRLTQHASRA; this comes from the coding sequence ATGATAACGCATTCCTCTACCCAAGCCGGTGCAACTGTTAATCCGGCTATAAAGCTTGGAGCTTTGAAAACAGGGAGTCGGCTTAGTCGCTGGTCCTTTGGCTACTGCCCTGAAGAAAAAAAGATCATCGGGCGGTTGCGCAGTCTGTTTCGTATCCTGCTGATTATGGTGCATGAATTCAGTAATACTCATATCGCTCTCCGTGCCTCGGCCCTGACCTTCTCTATTATCCTTTCTATGGTGCCTCTGCTGGCAATGAGCACCGCTATTTTGAAAGGGTTGGGTAACGGTAACCAGATGCGGGTAGCTGCATATCGTTTTATTGATCAATTGGATCCAGAAGCGGGGCAGGAGGAGCAGTCGCCGCCTGAATCTTCATCACAGGTCAATTCGGAAATTGCGGTTTCCGAAGGTCAACCAGTCGAACCGGCAGAGTCAGCGGATTTGGCAGAGTCTATTGGGCCGATAGAGCAGATAGAGCCGGGACCACCCCCGTCTCTCAATCGTCACCTGCACCAGGCCATTGATACTATTTTTGATTATGTGGATAATACCAATTTTGCCGCCCTTGGGGCCTTCGGTATTGCAGGCCTTTTGATTGTGGTGATCATGGTGCTCAGTTCCGTGGAAGATGCCATGAATGCTATTTGGCATACTCGACGCGGTCGCTCCCTGTTTCGGAAAATTATGGACTATCTGGCCCTACTTGTCCTTTTACCCATCTCGGTCAATATCGCTTTGGCCGGTGATGCTATTCTTGAATCTCCTAAAATAATGGAGTATATCACCACTTTTATTCCGTCTGCCTGGGTTGTGCAGATGCTTCTGAAGCTGCTGCCGTTCATCTTCATTACCTTATCTTTGATGATGATGTATCTTTTTTTTCCCAATGTTAAGGTTAAAACGTCAGCGGCCTTTTGCGGGGCCTTGTTCGGCGCGGTTTTCTGGTTCATTGTCCAGCGTGCCTATGTGGTCCTCCAGATCGGCGTGGCCAACTATAATGCCATTTATGGGTCTTTTGCCACGGTTCCGCTCTTTTTGGTGTGGATTCAGTTAGGCTGGATGTTTATTCTGCTCGGCGCTGTCTTGGCCTATGCTATTCAGCATCGCAATAGCTATCAGCTGTCAGGGACTGAGAGCAGTGCCCGACAGGATCTCCAGCGGACCTTTGATATCCTGATCATGGTCTATAATAATTTTTCCTTAGGCCGAGCCTCCTTGTTGGACCAGTTGGTGAAACAATGTCAGGTGGTGAATGAGACTGATCTGGCCCGTCCCCTGGATTTGCTTATTCATGGTGATCTGCTGCACGAGATTGAGCAGGATGGAACAGCGGCATTTATCCCCTGTCGTCCTCTTGAGCAGGTCGATGCGGCCCGGATTATCCGCTTGATACTCGGCAAAGACGGAGAAGCGGATTCTATTGGCGGAGAGCTTGCCGGTCAGGTTGTCCGGGCAGCAGAGGAGGTCTTTCCGGCAGAAGACTTTCTGGATAACTATCTGACGAAGCGTCTTACTCAACATGCGAGCAGAGCATAA
- the epmA gene encoding EF-P lysine aminoacylase EpmA has protein sequence MLSPEGIKQRFHMMQRVRDFFRHRKYIEVDTPIRLPVLIPEAEIIPLASEAWFLQTSPELCMKRLLAQGCSQIFQICPCFRKGERGRLHQEEFTMLEWYHAGWSYLELMKECELMIQQVAEKDSICRSGKAISLMTPWQRLTVDDAFRRYAGTSAEEAVRTGEFDLLLVEKVEPELGWESPVFLYDYPIALASLARPKPGCPELAERFELYIGGIELANGFSELIDPVAQRHRFNEEISKVAIDSCDNTGKVPEKFLAALEKMPDCAGIALGLDRLFMLLLERECLAEVLAFSETDL, from the coding sequence ATGCTATCACCAGAAGGAATTAAGCAGCGTTTTCACATGATGCAGAGGGTCCGCGATTTTTTTCGTCACCGGAAATACATAGAGGTGGACACGCCAATCCGTCTTCCGGTGCTGATCCCGGAAGCTGAAATTATTCCCCTTGCCTCTGAAGCCTGGTTCCTGCAAACCTCTCCTGAACTCTGTATGAAACGATTATTGGCCCAGGGCTGCTCGCAGATTTTTCAGATTTGCCCCTGTTTTCGCAAAGGAGAACGGGGACGGCTTCACCAGGAAGAATTCACCATGCTGGAGTGGTACCATGCTGGATGGAGCTATCTGGAGCTGATGAAAGAATGTGAGCTGATGATCCAGCAGGTTGCAGAAAAAGACAGTATTTGTCGATCCGGTAAAGCAATCTCTCTGATGACTCCTTGGCAGCGACTGACGGTGGACGATGCCTTTCGGCGTTACGCCGGAACATCGGCTGAGGAAGCAGTTCGTACAGGAGAGTTTGATCTATTGCTGGTAGAAAAGGTGGAACCGGAACTTGGCTGGGAATCGCCGGTTTTCCTCTATGATTATCCGATCGCGTTGGCCTCACTGGCCCGGCCTAAGCCGGGATGTCCTGAACTGGCGGAGCGCTTTGAACTCTATATCGGCGGTATTGAATTGGCTAACGGTTTTTCCGAGTTGATAGATCCTGTCGCACAGAGACATCGTTTCAACGAGGAGATCAGCAAGGTTGCTATTGATAGCTGCGACAATACCGGTAAGGTTCCGGAGAAGTTCCTTGCAGCTCTTGAAAAAATGCCCGACTGCGCGGGCATAGCCCTTGGTCTGGATCGTCTATTCATGCTCCTTTTGGAACGGGAATGTCTTGCTGAAGTGCTCGCCTTTTCTGAGACGGATTTGTGA
- a CDS encoding asparagine synthase-related protein has protein sequence MGAIFGFSGWSGKKNRAMAEALSHRGTPPARTHASIRSTACWLPSRSNHGGVIEHRGQVVALAGHLFTDQKKTHMAPLLRSYREKGLDFIRDLRGAYVLAVLDEDRIHLARDPAGLRTIYYGLYNERFIFAVEPKGVLAWSGFARNLRPAAVAQYFAYGFVPGSETMLENLWELPPGHTVTFAQGKVEPPRRFFFPEQVGKEERSEQEWGAEFISLHGQALDDQLPTHGSVGLFLSGGLGSAAIGAEALKQREKKIPSWSICFNDDQRGVDHAGAVADYIGTDHRGILIQPKDFLKSLGEAVLAAGEPIGDPSSVLMYMLSSIAAEEVGYVLNGAGGSLLFGGTHMLPVLLRHWYGGIEQGPSFREQAYLSCCCGVYDELNNLLTPEWRSLYNSHEALEGLLTPFFQPGRTGNFLDMLSAANIQLKGGHMQLPLMERMTGAYGINSLSPLFDERLIDMSFRMDSALKIRQGIEKKIIRQVYSKSLPKSIIEQPKSGVDFPAHFWLRRECKKYARKVLSGRVMKRAGIFNPGRVEELLALTPEQTLPQHERALWLLITFELWRRKVGVE, from the coding sequence ATGGGAGCAATTTTTGGATTTTCCGGTTGGAGTGGGAAGAAAAATCGGGCTATGGCGGAGGCATTGAGTCATCGGGGAACTCCTCCGGCTCGTACCCACGCCTCAATTCGTTCAACGGCCTGTTGGCTTCCTTCCCGTTCAAATCACGGAGGTGTCATTGAGCATCGAGGGCAGGTTGTTGCCCTTGCTGGCCATCTTTTTACAGATCAGAAAAAAACCCATATGGCACCTCTCTTGCGCAGTTATCGGGAAAAGGGCTTGGATTTTATTAGGGATTTACGAGGTGCTTATGTGCTTGCCGTACTCGATGAGGACCGTATACATCTTGCACGGGATCCTGCCGGGCTCCGTACGATCTATTATGGATTGTACAATGAGCGGTTTATCTTTGCGGTTGAACCGAAAGGGGTGTTGGCTTGGTCCGGTTTTGCCCGTAACCTGCGACCGGCAGCTGTGGCACAGTATTTTGCCTATGGCTTTGTGCCGGGCTCGGAGACCATGCTGGAGAATCTCTGGGAGTTGCCTCCGGGGCATACGGTGACCTTTGCTCAGGGGAAGGTGGAGCCGCCGCGTCGTTTTTTCTTTCCTGAGCAGGTGGGCAAGGAGGAAAGGAGCGAGCAGGAATGGGGAGCTGAATTCATCTCTCTTCATGGGCAGGCTCTTGATGATCAATTGCCTACTCACGGGTCTGTCGGTCTTTTTCTTTCCGGGGGGCTTGGCTCCGCTGCGATCGGTGCAGAAGCTCTCAAGCAACGTGAGAAAAAAATACCGAGCTGGTCGATCTGCTTTAACGATGATCAACGGGGGGTGGATCATGCCGGAGCTGTCGCTGATTATATCGGTACTGATCACCGGGGAATTTTGATTCAGCCGAAGGACTTCTTGAAGAGTCTTGGCGAGGCTGTGCTTGCTGCGGGTGAGCCTATTGGTGATCCGTCATCAGTACTCATGTATATGCTTTCCTCCATTGCGGCTGAGGAAGTGGGATACGTCTTGAATGGGGCAGGTGGTTCCTTGCTCTTTGGTGGCACGCATATGCTTCCTGTTCTGCTGCGACATTGGTACGGGGGGATTGAGCAAGGGCCTTCTTTTCGTGAACAGGCATATCTTTCCTGCTGTTGCGGTGTCTATGACGAGTTGAATAATTTGCTCACCCCGGAATGGCGCAGTTTGTATAATAGCCATGAGGCCCTTGAGGGGCTTTTAACGCCTTTTTTTCAACCTGGTCGAACTGGAAATTTTTTAGATATGCTTTCTGCCGCGAATATTCAGCTGAAGGGCGGACATATGCAGCTTCCCTTGATGGAAAGAATGACCGGCGCGTACGGGATCAATTCGCTCTCCCCTTTATTTGATGAGCGGTTGATTGATATGAGTTTTCGCATGGATTCTGCTTTGAAAATTCGTCAAGGTATTGAAAAAAAGATTATTCGTCAGGTCTATAGCAAATCTTTGCCTAAAAGTATTATTGAGCAACCAAAGAGTGGGGTAGACTTCCCAGCCCATTTTTGGTTGCGTAGAGAGTGTAAAAAATATGCTCGTAAGGTTCTGAGTGGAAGGGTGATGAAGAGGGCTGGGATTTTCAACCCAGGTAGGGTTGAAGAGCTGCTCGCGCTCACACCTGAGCAGACTCTGCCCCAGCATGAACGCGCTTTGTGGCTCTTGATAACTTTTGAGTTGTGGCGGCGGAAAGTGGGGGTGGAATGA
- the dut gene encoding dUTP diphosphatase: MQVIDVQFCWLDPDSCRDLSLPAYATRQAAGMDAAAATAEDTVLHPGEIKLFPTGFAVALPDGFEMQVRPRSGLAIKHGVTVVNAPGTIDADYRGEVKIGLINLGNAPFTVQRGDRIAQLILAPVCQAQLQQMQELGKTERGHGGFGHTGM; the protein is encoded by the coding sequence ATGCAGGTTATAGACGTTCAATTTTGCTGGCTTGATCCCGACAGCTGTCGGGATCTCTCTTTACCCGCCTACGCCACCAGACAGGCAGCAGGTATGGATGCGGCGGCGGCAACAGCTGAAGATACAGTGCTTCATCCTGGGGAAATCAAACTCTTTCCCACCGGATTTGCCGTTGCCCTGCCGGATGGTTTCGAGATGCAAGTACGCCCGAGATCCGGCTTGGCAATCAAACACGGCGTCACAGTCGTCAATGCGCCAGGGACTATAGATGCCGACTATCGAGGCGAGGTCAAGATCGGTCTGATTAATCTCGGCAACGCCCCTTTTACTGTACAACGGGGTGATCGCATTGCTCAACTGATTCTTGCTCCGGTATGCCAAGCTCAATTGCAGCAAATGCAGGAGCTGGGGAAAACAGAGCGGGGTCATGGGGGTTTTGGGCATACTGGCATGTAA